The Solidesulfovibrio fructosivorans JJ] genome has a segment encoding these proteins:
- a CDS encoding DedA family protein, with product MDFLLQLVDIVLHVDKHLSIIATDYGTWTYFILFMIIFCETGLVVTPFLPGDSLLFATGALCGAGVLNPNIIFILLVTAAFLGDNVNYWIGRRVGPAVFEREKTRFFKKEYLLRAHAFYERHGGKTVILARFVPIVRTFSPFVAGIARMTYAKFLAYSIGGAILWVGIFVYVGYFFGNLPFIKRNFSVAIIAVIFISILPGIIEYIRHRRRAAAEAAE from the coding sequence ATGGACTTTCTCCTGCAACTCGTCGACATCGTCCTGCATGTCGACAAACACTTGAGCATCATCGCCACCGATTACGGCACCTGGACCTATTTCATCCTTTTCATGATCATTTTTTGCGAGACAGGGCTCGTGGTCACCCCGTTCCTGCCCGGCGACTCCCTGCTGTTCGCCACCGGCGCCCTGTGCGGCGCGGGAGTCCTCAACCCCAACATCATCTTCATCCTGCTCGTGACCGCCGCCTTCCTCGGCGACAACGTCAACTACTGGATCGGCCGCCGTGTCGGCCCGGCCGTGTTCGAACGTGAAAAAACGCGGTTCTTCAAAAAGGAATACCTGCTGCGCGCCCACGCCTTCTACGAACGCCACGGCGGCAAAACCGTCATCCTGGCCCGGTTCGTGCCCATCGTGCGCACCTTTTCCCCCTTCGTCGCCGGCATCGCCCGCATGACCTACGCCAAATTCCTGGCCTACAGCATCGGCGGCGCAATCCTCTGGGTCGGCATCTTCGTCTACGTCGGCTACTTCTTCGGCAACCTGCCCTTCATCAAACGCAACTTCAGCGTGGCCATCATCGCCGTCATCTTCATCTCCATCCTGCCCGGCATCATCGAATACATCCGCCACCGCCGCCGCGCCGCCGCCGAAGCGGCGGAGTAG